In Burkholderia lata, the DNA window GGTCTGCAATTGCCCGGCCGTCTTCGCGTTCACCAGCGTCGTGACGAGCGAATTGACGTCGAGCGACGAATTGGTCGCACCGCTGATGATCGACTGTCCGGCCTGCGACAGGAGGGTGGTGATGTCCGTGCTGCTGACGGGGGTCGTGGTGGCCATGCCGTTGCTCCGGTCGTCCGCGCAATCAACGTGCGCGATGCGGCGGGGTGCCGCGGTTCAATGCAAAGAGGGAGGCGTGCCTCCCTGGAAAATTCTGATCCGAGTGGTTTCGGCGGCGTCGCGATGCGTCGCATGGCGACGCCGCCGGGCCCGGAGGCGGGCGGGCACGTTGCCCGCCGCGCGTGCTGCTCGATTAACCGAGGAGCTTCAGGACTTGCTGCGGCAGCGAGTTCGCTTGCGCCAGAACCGAGATACCAGCTTGTTGCAGCACTTGCGCCTTGCTCAGGTTCGCCGTTTCCGTCGCGAAGTCCGCGTCGGTGATCTGCGAGCGAGCGGCGGTCATGTTGGTTGCCTGGGTTTGCGTCGTCGAGATCGCAGCCTGGAACGTGTTCTGTGCTGCGCCCAGCGTTGCCTGGAACGTGTTGACTTGCTTCAGTGCCGCGTCGATCGCCGTGATCGCCGATTGCGCGCCCGACTGCGTGGCGACGCTCAGGGTGTTCACGCTCATGCCCGTGCTGTTCCAGTTCGCCGTGCCGAAGTCGACGGTAACGACCTGGTTCGCTGCTGCGCCGATCTGGAACGTGACGCTGCCGGTGCCGCCCAGGATGGTCTGGCTGTTGAACGTCGTTTGCGATGCGACACGGTCGATTTCGCCGAGACGCGTCGTCACTTCCGCTTGCAGGTTCGCGCGAGCGCTCGAATCCAGCGAGCCGTCGCCTGCTTGTTGCGCCAGCGTACGGATACGCTGCAGGTTGTCGACCGTCGATTGCAGCGCGCCGTTGGCGGTCTGGATCATCGAGATGCCGTTGTTCGCGTTTGCAACACCTTGCGTCAGCGCATTGATTGCCGCCGTTTGCGACGTCGAGATCGCCAGGCCTGCTGCATCGTCAGCAGCGGTGTTGATGCGCTTGCCCGACGACAGGCGGTTGATTGCTTGCGACAGTGCGCTTTGCGAGCCCGACAGATTCGTCTGCGTCGTCAGCGAAAGGATGTTGGTGTTGATGTTCAGCATTTGCTTCCTCGTTTTGGAAAATGCCTGGGATACAGACAGGTTTTGATTTCGGCGTTGCGCTTTATCGCGACTGGCGCTGCCCCGCCTTTCCTGGTTGACGGCGGCACCCGGCGAAAACTTTAGAGGGATGTTTGGGTAAATTCGGGACGGAAGGATGGTTGGTGGCCGAAAGGCCCGCCCGGCTTGGCCAGTCGGGCCGCGGGCAGGCGCGGCACCCGGCCCCGTTCGATGGGGCGATCGGCCGCGCCATGCGGAGCGGCGAACCGGGAGATGCAAAAGGATGGTTTTGTCTGTGATTCTCTGCTATGATGGCGGGCTGAATTGAGATTTCTGTCAAGCCTCTGCCGTTTTCGGCATGTCTGCTGGCAGTCAAACGCGGCGCTGCACGCGGCTTGTGAAGCGTACTCGCGGTGCTTTCCGCCTCTCTTTTCCGGCCTCCGAGGCCGTATTTCCGCTCGTTTCGCCAGTTTGTGGGGACGCTCGGATGGCCGGTGCGTGGCGCTTGGCCGCTACGTTTTTGACCGTTTAAGCAATTTAGGAACGACATGACGACGATTCTTCTGAAAGAAAACGAGCCGTTCGAAGTGGCGATTCGCCGCTTTCGCCGTGCTATCGAAAAAAATGGCCTGATCGCTGAGCTGCGCGAACGCCAGTCCTACGAAAAGCCGACCGCAGTCCGCAAACGCAAGAAGGCAGCAGCCGTCAAGCGCCTGCACAAGCGCCTGCGCAGCCAGATGCTGCCGAAGAAGCTCCACTAAGAGCGTCTTACGGTTCGCCGCGAAACGGCGGAGCGTGCTTCGAAAGAAGCCGCTCCGCCGTTTTGCTTTTGGGGTCCGGGAAAATCCCGAGTCCCGCGGCCGCTGCGGTGCGGCCGTCCAAGCTGGTGGGCGATGGCCGGCGGTTTGCGCCTGCCGGCCCACCGTTCAGAAGTCGATCTTCGCGCTCAGGCTCACCGTGCGCGGGTCGCCCGGCTTCACATAGTCCGCGTACTGGTATTCCCAGTAGCGGCGGTTCAGCACGTTGTCGATCGACGCGCGCAGCGTCACATCGTGGCGGCCGACCCGTGTCAGGTAGCGCGCGCCCGCATTGACGACGAGAAAGCCCGGCGCGTCGAGGCCGCCGGCCGCGCGCAGCGGCGTTGCGCCGGTGAATTTCGCATCGACGCCGAGCGTCAGCCCCGGCACGCCCGGCACCGCATAGCCGATGTCGCCGGCGAGCACGAAACGTGGCGCGCCCGCAACACGGTTGCCGTTGTTACCGATCCCGTTCGCGTACCACGCGTCGAGCAGCATCGCGTCGACGCCCGCGGTCCAGCGCGCGCCGAATTTCGCGCGAGCGCCGAACTCGATCCCCTGGATGATCGATTCGCCGTCCTGCACGTAGACGTTCGCGGCGTTCGCATACTCGGCGCTGCGCTCGATGCGGAACAGCGCGGCCGTTGCGCTCCAGCGCGCGTGCTCGCTCTTGATCCCCAACTCGTATTGCTTGCTGCGCAGCGGTTTGAGCACCTGGCCGGCGTTCGCGTAGACGTCGTTCACGCGGCTGCCGGGCTCGAGCGATTCGGCGTAGCTCGCGTACGCGGTGGTGGTCGGCGCGAGCTTGAACATCACCGCGAACGTCGGCGTCACGACGCCGTTCTGGCGGTAGCCGGGATCCTCGACGCCGCTTGCCTGGAACGAGCGCTGCTCGTAGTTCATGTAGCGCACGCCGGCGAGCACCGACCACCGCTCGGTGAGCTGCACGGTGTCGCTCGCGAACAGCGATTTCTGGACGATCTCGCTCGTGCGGTACTGGACGAAGCCGTGCGGGCTGTCGTAGCGGTACGGGTTCGGCGCATACAGGTTGCCGGCGCCGAGCGGCACGAACACGCTGTTCGCCGAATAGTCGTTCGCCTGCTTCTGCCACGATGCGCCGAGCACGATCTGGTGGCTGAACGGGCCCGTGCGCACCTTGCCCTCGACCATCGCTCGCCATTGGCTGAAGCGGTGATCCTCCATCCCGACGTAGCGGCTGTCGGTGTAGTTGCCGGCCGCGTCCTGCAGGGTCAGCGTGCTTTCGTTGCGGCGGCGCGTCGCCTTGCTGTAGCTGTACGCGACGTCGAGCTGCCAGTCGGGCGCGAGCTGGTATTGCAGCCCGGCCGTGTAGAGCTGCAGGTTCGTGTTCAGGTACTGGTCCTTGCCGCCGAGGTTCGTCGTGCCGCCGCTGATGGTCGCGGGCAGCACGCCGCCCGGGTAGCTGCCGGTGAAGATCGACGGCGTCTGGCCCGTCGTGCGGCGGTCCTGGTACAGCGCGCCGAACGTCACCGACAGGTCGCGCGTCAGGTTCGCCTGCAGCGCGAGCGATACGCTGTCGCGGCGGATGTTGCCGTCGTTGTACGTCTTGCCTTCCTCGTGCGTCGCGTTCAGCCGCGCGCCGAACATGCCGTTCGGCCCGAAGCGCTGGCCGAGATCGACGTGCTCGGTCCACACGCTGGTGCTCC includes these proteins:
- the rpsU gene encoding 30S ribosomal protein S21, whose translation is MTTILLKENEPFEVAIRRFRRAIEKNGLIAELRERQSYEKPTAVRKRKKAAAVKRLHKRLRSQMLPKKLH
- a CDS encoding flagellin domain-containing protein, with product MLNINTNILSLTTQTNLSGSQSALSQAINRLSSGKRINTAADDAAGLAISTSQTAAINALTQGVANANNGISMIQTANGALQSTVDNLQRIRTLAQQAGDGSLDSSARANLQAEVTTRLGEIDRVASQTTFNSQTILGGTGSVTFQIGAAANQVVTVDFGTANWNSTGMSVNTLSVATQSGAQSAITAIDAALKQVNTFQATLGAAQNTFQAAISTTQTQATNMTAARSQITDADFATETANLSKAQVLQQAGISVLAQANSLPQQVLKLLG
- a CDS encoding TonB-dependent siderophore receptor, which gives rise to MTVSLARPPVRPRRVAAALACVAASLAHADDSPGGATALPAINVTAAHDSPQHLTDTISTGALGTRRQLDTPFSTTIVTSEELEARQPYKLGDVFANDASVSDNSGAYSAWASYMTVRGMQLDWQNGFKIDGLPFVTYGITMPYEQLDRVELLKGLGGFLYGFVTPGGVVNYVTKQPGAEPVRSVDVGYRSTSVWTEHVDLGQRFGPNGMFGARLNATHEEGKTYNDGNIRRDSVSLALQANLTRDLSVTFGALYQDRRTTGQTPSIFTGSYPGGVLPATISGGTTNLGGKDQYLNTNLQLYTAGLQYQLAPDWQLDVAYSYSKATRRRNESTLTLQDAAGNYTDSRYVGMEDHRFSQWRAMVEGKVRTGPFSHQIVLGASWQKQANDYSANSVFVPLGAGNLYAPNPYRYDSPHGFVQYRTSEIVQKSLFASDTVQLTERWSVLAGVRYMNYEQRSFQASGVEDPGYRQNGVVTPTFAVMFKLAPTTTAYASYAESLEPGSRVNDVYANAGQVLKPLRSKQYELGIKSEHARWSATAALFRIERSAEYANAANVYVQDGESIIQGIEFGARAKFGARWTAGVDAMLLDAWYANGIGNNGNRVAGAPRFVLAGDIGYAVPGVPGLTLGVDAKFTGATPLRAAGGLDAPGFLVVNAGARYLTRVGRHDVTLRASIDNVLNRRYWEYQYADYVKPGDPRTVSLSAKIDF